GATTGGCGCGAAGCAAAAGACCTTAAAATTTCTTTCCTTAAAGCATCTGTTCCCGAACTAAACGAAGGCACCGATGTAGGCATTGCTGCGGCATGTTATGGCGTTGCTCATAAAGAAGGCATTCGCCATGTTATATACGGGCAATCGTTCCGCACCGAAGGCATAAAACCAATGAGTTGGGCATATATGGTAGGCGATTATGTAAACGATGTACAAAACAAGTTTGGCAGCGTAAAATTACGCCCATGGAAAGCCGATGACCCCAACTATCATTTAGGTTGGAAAGAACTCTTCTATTACAGCATCATTAAAGGAATTAAAGCCCATTCGCCCCTATATTACGAACCCTACATTCGTAAAAATGCCGAAGAAATTATTAAAGAAGCATACAACTGGGTATATCCCGGAGCGCATTATTACGATGATTTATATTGGGCGCTCATCACCTATGTTCACCGCGTAAAGTTTAATATTGATTTTAGGCTAAATGCCTACAGTGCTTTAGTGCGCGATGCACAAATGGATCGCAACTGGGCAATAGAAGCCGTAAAAAAGCCTTATGTGATGGAAGACCCGCGCATTATAGATCTTTGCCTAAAGCGCCTTGCCATCTCTCGTGAACAATTTGATGAGTGGATACAATTGCCACCTAAAACATTTCGCGATTACAATACCGGACACGATACCATGTTATGGCTTCGTCCCTTCATTAAACTTGCCACCAAAATGGGCTTTATGCCGGAAATTGTGTACGATAAATATTTCCTATGTGGCGAGTAATTGACATTAAATGCTTCAATCCTAGAAGGAATTAAACTTCAATTTTGAAACTGCTTTTTTAAAATGGAAACAAACTATATTTTAGGAATAAATGGAGGCGTTCGCCCCGGCTACCAAGATATTTCTGCAGTGCTGATGCAACACGGCAAAGTAATTGCCGCCATAGAAGAAGAGCGTATAAATCGTGTAAAAC
The nucleotide sequence above comes from Chitinophagales bacterium. Encoded proteins:
- a CDS encoding N-acetyl sugar amidotransferase encodes the protein MNNFVVVNGIKRNINYQRCSRCISDSTCPGITFDKNGVCNYCHLHDKWEKMYPNNEQGQAIWNKQLEKIKRDGKGKKYDCVVGISGGRDSTYILHLVVTKYKLRPLAVHFNDGFDNPVGGENMINITRKLGVELRTITSDWREAKDLKISFLKASVPELNEGTDVGIAAACYGVAHKEGIRHVIYGQSFRTEGIKPMSWAYMVGDYVNDVQNKFGSVKLRPWKADDPNYHLGWKELFYYSIIKGIKAHSPLYYEPYIRKNAEEIIKEAYNWVYPGAHYYDDLYWALITYVHRVKFNIDFRLNAYSALVRDAQMDRNWAIEAVKKPYVMEDPRIIDLCLKRLAISREQFDEWIQLPPKTFRDYNTGHDTMLWLRPFIKLATKMGFMPEIVYDKYFLCGE